DNA from Lentibacillus amyloliquefaciens:
CCACGAGTTCCTGCTTTTCCTCATCTGCTCCGGCTACATCTTTAAACCGGACTTTTTCCTTATTCGTTTCTTCTGAGTACATTTTTGCTTTATTCTTGCCAAAGTTCATCACACGGCCGCCACCGCCGCCTTGTGCCTGGCTCAGAATAAAGAAGAAAAACAGTCCTAATATAAGAAATGGAATAATCGTCGTCAGAAATGTAACCCAGCCGCTTGGTTGCTCCTCTTCTGCTACATTAAGTGTAGCTTGCTCCTGAGCTTGCTCAGTAACCTGCGTGACAATATCTGTCGTATCAGGAACCTGAGCTACAAACTCTTCACCGCCGCTTAAACTTCCGGTGATACGCATGATGCCGTTAGCCGGCTGCATCGTCATTTCATCGATTTCTCCACTGTTTAATTGATTCATGAATTGCTGGACATCATATTGTTCTCTCTCTTGATTCTGTCCATTGAATACTCCTATGACGCCAATGACGACTAAGAATATTAATAAATAAAATATGACATTACGAAATATCCGATTCATTCCTTACCTCCTCCCAAGCGGGAAAAACTACAAATAATAGTACCATATTAAAAAGAACAAACACAACTAATTGTACTTACCTTTTCAAGGTTAACAGCATTCGTGATGCGGCATTTATATGTTTCACGCCTCAACAGAAATATATGACGTTTTTGTGACGTTATATCACTTTCTCCATTAAGTTTATTTCCCACTGTAAATTTCCGGCTTAAGCACGCCAATATAAGGTAAGTTCCGGTATTTTTCCTGATAATCCAACCCGTAGCCAACAACAAATTCATTGGGTACTTCAAAGCCGGCGATATCTGCTTTTATATGCGATGTCCGGCCGGTTGGTTTATCAAGCAGCGTAACAATTTTGATGGAATTCGCTTTTCGATATTTAAATAAATCCACCAAATAGCTTAATGTCAGGCCACTGTCAATAATATCCTCAATAATCAGTAAATCACGGCCTTCAACCTTTGTGTCCAAGTCTTTTTCAATCTTTACTTCACCTGAAGAACGCATTTGGCCCCCGTAGCTTGATACGTCCATAAAATCCATTTCCAGGTGTGTATTGATATGCCGCAAGATATCTGACATAAACGGCAGCGCCCCTTTTAAAACACCGATCGCCAAAGGGAACTTTCCGTCATAGTCGTTGGTGAGCTGCTCACCAAGCTCTGCACATTTGGCAGCAATGTCATCTTCAGAAATCAATACCTTTTCAATATCGTTGTGCATGCTTTTCCTCCATCCCGTACTTTAATTGAATATAATTCCCGTTTTCAGCCTTTCCGGGCGGCCAACCCTTTTTCAAACCAGGCAACCATAAGATGTCACCATTATTATCAGTTATGACCGGCCATTTATCCCTTTCATTTAATGGGATTTTTGCATCGATAAAAATGTCCTTCACTTTTTTGCTGCCATTTAACCCTTTCCATCTCATGCGATCCCCTGCTTTGCGGGTTCTGATATGCAGCGGGAGTGCGATCGCATCTTCACGGCAGACATAAACCTTTTCCCCCTGTAAGTCAGGCTCGCTGATAATATCCGAGATAATGACCATGCCGTTAGCCAGCACAGTTTTTCCGGGGAGATCCATGACCCTATGATATGAAGAGGATTGTATCTGATCGTTCAAAAAGTAAAATGACATGGTCTGATATGATTTTTCAAGCTTTAAACGATCTGGAAAATCAATTTCAATGTGACCATGATCAGTTTCCAGGACTTTAAAAAATTGATCCTCATGTACATACGAAATAGTCTCCGAAGTTTCATTGTACAGATAATTCAATATTAGATGAAAGCAACGTCTTTGTAAAGAACGCGGAAAAGCCTTAAATGTATTGATTTGAAAAGAGACGTCCGTTTTCGAATCACCGAAAACGATAACCTGTTTTGCCATCTTTATCGCTTCCTGCTGCAGAAACGCCTCATCTTCCTGAAGTGACCCACTTAAGTGCTGAAGTGTTCGGTGTAAATTCTGATTCTTTTCTTTTAATAAGGGAAGTATATTGTGCCGAAAATCGTTCCGTGTGTATATGTCTTCCTCATTTGACGGATCTCTTCTGGGGGTAATGCCATGGTCGTTGCAATAGCGTTCAATCGTTTCCTTCGTGACACATAACAATGGTCTAACGATTTGTCCTGAT
Protein-coding regions in this window:
- the hpt gene encoding hypoxanthine phosphoribosyltransferase, with translation MHNDIEKVLISEDDIAAKCAELGEQLTNDYDGKFPLAIGVLKGALPFMSDILRHINTHLEMDFMDVSSYGGQMRSSGEVKIEKDLDTKVEGRDLLIIEDIIDSGLTLSYLVDLFKYRKANSIKIVTLLDKPTGRTSHIKADIAGFEVPNEFVVGYGLDYQEKYRNLPYIGVLKPEIYSGK
- the tilS gene encoding tRNA lysidine(34) synthetase TilS; its protein translation is MENTVRAFINRHQLIKENSNVLIAVSGGPDSMALLHFFWRIRSVWNLRLIVVSVDHQLRGDASLEDVEYVREMCWSRDVEFISTSLDVPAYKHERHLGTQVAARELRYQFFAEQMNTYKADYLALGHHGDDQAETMLMSFARSATAKSLAGIPLKRDFASGQIVRPLLCVTKETIERYCNDHGITPRRDPSNEEDIYTRNDFRHNILPLLKEKNQNLHRTLQHLSGSLQEDEAFLQQEAIKMAKQVIVFGDSKTDVSFQINTFKAFPRSLQRRCFHLILNYLYNETSETISYVHEDQFFKVLETDHGHIEIDFPDRLKLEKSYQTMSFYFLNDQIQSSSYHRVMDLPGKTVLANGMVIISDIISEPDLQGEKVYVCREDAIALPLHIRTRKAGDRMRWKGLNGSKKVKDIFIDAKIPLNERDKWPVITDNNGDILWLPGLKKGWPPGKAENGNYIQLKYGMEEKHAQRY